In one window of Paenibacillus sp. DNA:
- the tatC gene encoding twin-arginine translocase subunit TatC has translation MQEPQMQEMNLTEHLTELRKRIIITLGTFLAALCGAFVYVEQIYLWLTRDLDGKLQVLGPTDVLWVYFMIAGVFAIAVTIPVAGFQVWRFVAPGLRPIERTTALGYIPALAVLFVVGLAFGYFVIYPMVLTFLNSLSGNFVTAYTAEKYFRFMINMTVPFGVLFEMPVIVMFLTSLGLLNPKRLAKVRKVAYLLLTIVAVTITPPDLVSDILVIIPLFLLYEISIGLSRVVYRKRIEKLEAVGE, from the coding sequence ATGCAAGAACCTCAAATGCAAGAAATGAACCTAACCGAACATCTTACCGAGCTGCGCAAGCGGATCATCATCACATTGGGCACCTTTCTGGCCGCCCTTTGTGGTGCTTTTGTTTATGTGGAACAAATCTATTTGTGGCTGACGCGCGACCTGGACGGGAAGCTCCAGGTGCTCGGGCCGACGGACGTGCTATGGGTATATTTCATGATCGCCGGCGTATTCGCGATCGCGGTGACGATCCCGGTCGCGGGCTTTCAGGTGTGGCGCTTCGTGGCGCCGGGGCTTCGTCCGATCGAACGAACGACCGCGCTCGGCTACATTCCGGCGCTCGCCGTGCTGTTCGTCGTCGGGCTCGCCTTCGGATACTTCGTCATTTACCCGATGGTGCTTACGTTCCTGAACAGCTTGTCCGGCAATTTCGTGACGGCGTATACGGCGGAGAAATATTTCCGCTTCATGATCAATATGACGGTGCCGTTCGGCGTGCTGTTCGAGATGCCGGTCATCGTCATGTTCCTGACGTCGCTCGGCCTGCTGAATCCGAAACGGCTCGCCAAAGTGCGCAAGGTCGCGTATTTGCTGCTGACGATCGTCGCCGTGACGATTACGCCGCCGGATCTCGTCTCGGACATTCTCGTCATTATCCCGCTCTTCCTGCTGTACGAAATCAGTATCGGGCTGTCGCGAGTCGTATATCGCAAACGCATCGAGAAGCTGGAAGCGGTCGGCGAATAA